One genomic region from Equus asinus isolate D_3611 breed Donkey chromosome 8, EquAss-T2T_v2, whole genome shotgun sequence encodes:
- the LOC106827055 gene encoding cysteine-rich secretory protein 2 → MAFLPVVMFLAAVLLPSLPTEGKDPAFSALLTTQTQVQREIVNKHNELRKSVSPPASNMLKMEWSREATANAQKWANKCTLEHSSADDRKTSTRCGENIYMSSDPTPWSDAIQSWYDESLDFTYGVGPKSAGSVVGHYTQAVWYSSYRVGCGIAYCPNQESLKYYYVCQYCPVGNNVNKKNTPYQQGTPCASCPGNCDNGLCTNSCEYEDLLSNCDSLKKTAGCEHELLKEKCKATCRCENKIY, encoded by the exons ATGGCTTTCCTCCCAGTGGTGATGTTTTTGGCTGCTGTGCTGCTTCCATCTTTACCCACAGAAGGAAAG GATCCAGCTTTTTCTGCTTTGTTAACCACTCAAACCCAAGTCCAAAGAGAGATTGTAAATAAACACAATGAACTAAGGAAATCAGTCTCTCCACCTGCCAGCAACATGCTAAAGATG GAATGGAGCAGAGAAGCAACAGCAAATGCCCAAAAGTGGGCAAACAAGTGCACTTTAGAACACAGTAGTGCAGATGACCGGAAAACCA GTACGAGATGTGGTGAGAATATCTATATGTCAAGCGACCCTACTCCCTGGTCAGATGCAATCCAAAGCTGGTATGATGAGAGCCTTGACTTTACCTATGGTGTAGGACCAAAGAGTGCCGGTTCAGTAGTTGGACATTAcactcag GCTGTTTGGTACTCATCTTACCGCGTTGGATGTGGAATTGCCTATTGTCCCAATCAAGAAAGCCTAAAATACTACTATGTTTGCCAATATTGTCCTGT tggtAATAATGTGAATAAAAAGAATACCCCTTACCAGCAAGGAACACCTTGTGCCAGTTGCCCTGGTAACTGTGACAATGGACTATGCA CCAATAGCTGCGAGTATGAAGATCTCCTTAGTAACTGTGATTCCTTGAAGAAAACAGCTGGCTGTGAACATGAATTGCTCAAGGAAAAGTGCAAGGCTACTTGTCGAtgtgaaaacaaaatttactGA